Within Actinobaculum sp. 313, the genomic segment GCCCAACAGGAACGACCACCAGCCCGAACCAAACAACACCGCTAACCGTCGCAGTCGACGTTGCCCCGGGTGCTTCCAGGCTTCTCGGTGCTTGCTGCCCCGGTGCACACCCGGATCTGCGGTACCCTGTATCTCCATAGCTGAGCGGCTCGGACGCCTGCAGCTTCGCCCCTGGCAAGCACCGACGCTTCGTGCCTCGCGTACACCGACACCTTCCTACCGGGCGTCTCCGGCACGTGCACCTCTATGGGGTGTCTCCAGCGCCGACTCAGCCACCTCCGGCCCCTCGGTTCCTCAGTGCTTTTTGCGCTTGGCGGCGGCACGACGCTGAGCGCGATTCATGCCACCGGCCGCTCCCCCAGCGCCCTGCGCACCGCGTGAACCCGCCTTCGGAGCTTGCCGCACGGCCTGGCCCGCAGCATTCGTCGTCTGCGTTCCGTCGCCATCCTTCGCAGCAGAAGAGTACGAGACATTGACATTGCGCTGCGGCACCTTGATTCCGAGGACCTTCTCCGCGTCAACGCGCTCCTTCTGCGTTCCCTTGGACGCCGAACCGGCCTGCGCCAGGCGCTGAGCATTCTGGCGTCGCATCTCCACGGCGGCCGCTGCTGCGGTCTCCTCCGCCACGGTGGCGGCCTCACGAGCGGCGCGTTCCTCCGGCAGTTCGAAGTTGAAGAGGTAGCGGACAGTGTCCTCCTTGATGCCGTCACTCATGGCTTGGAACATGTCAAAGCCCTCAGACTTGTACTCCACCAAGGGGTCGCGTTGTGCCATGGAACGCAAGCCTATGCCTTCCTTGAGATAGTCCATCTCGTAGAGGTGCTCACGCCATTTCCGGTCGAGCACAGACAACAAGACCTGCCGCTCCAGTTCACGCATCTTGTCGGACCCGACTTCCGCCTCACGATCCTCGTAATTGGCGTGTATATCCGTCTTCAGTTCGTCCAGCAGTTCATCACGTTCTAGCCGGAGCCGACCGCCCACTTCCTGAACGAGCTCATCGGGTTCGAAGCCCGGACGGTAGAAGCCACGCAGATCATTCCACAAGGCGTCAAGATCCCACTCGTCGACATCCTCGTTATCCGTATGCGCGGCTACGACATCATCGACAACGAAATCGAGGAACCCCTCGACCATGGGCTCAACATCTTCCCCCTCCAGGATCGAGCGGCGCTCACCGTAGACCACCGAGCGCTGCTCGTTCATGACGTCGTCATACTTGAGCACGTTCTTCCTAATCTCGGCGTTCTGCGCCTCAAGCGACGTCTGAGCGCGCTCGATGGACTTTCCGATGACCTTGAATTCAAGCGGCTCGTCCTCCGGATAGCGCGACGGGTCGAGCGCACGCGCCGCCAACCCGGTGGAGAAGCGGCGCATCAGGTCATCTTCCAGAGAAAGATAGAAACGCGACTCACCCGGATCGCCCTGCCGACCGGACCGTCCGCGCAACTGGTTATCGATACGCCGCGACTCATGCCGTTCAGAACCGAGGACGTACAGCCCACCGAGTTCCACAACTTCGTCGTGTTCTGCGGCCACCGCATCCTTGGCCTTTTGCAGGGTCTGCGGCCACGCCTTCTCATATTCCTCCGGAGTTTCCTCCGGATCGAGGCCACGTTCGCGCAGCGCAGCAACGGCCCGGTGCTCTGGATTGCCGCCCAGCATGATATCCGTTCCACGGCCAGCCATATTCGTTGCTACGGTTACAGCACCCTTCCTTCCCGCCTCGGCGACGACGGCGGCCTCCCGCTCGTGCTGCTTGGCGTTGAGAACCTGATGCGGGATACGCGCCTGGCGCAGCAGCGCCGAGAGTTGCTCAGACTTCTCCACGCTCGTGGTACCAACCAGCACCGGCTGTCCCGCCTCATGCCGCGCGGCGATATCCTCGACGATTGCCTTGAGCTTGCCGTTGAGCGTGGGAAACACGTAGTCAGTCTTGTCCTCCCGGATCATCGGCATGTTGGTCGGAATCGGCACCACACCGAGCTCGTAGGTGGATGCGAATTCCTCCGCCTCGGTTTCGGCGGTGCCCGTCATACCGGACAACTTCTTGTATAGCCGGAAGTAGTTCTGCAGGGTGATGGTGGCGAGCGTCTGATTCTCCGCTTTAATGGCAACGCCCTCTTTAGCCTCAATGGCCTGGTGCATACCCTCGTTGTAGCGGCGGCCGGGCAGCACGCGGCCGGTATGCTCGTCAACAATGAGGACTTCGCCCCCTTGAACGATATAGTCCTTGTCTCTTTCGAAGAGCTCCTTGGCCCGAATCGCGTTGTTGAGGTATCCGATCAGCGGCGTGTTCAGCGACTCGTACAGGTTATCGATACCGAGCAAATCTTCCACCCGGTCGATACCCGGCTCCAGAATACCGACGGTGCGCTTCTTCTCGTCGACTTCGTAATCGCTATCGCGCCGCATGCGCTTGACGACGCGCGCGAATTCGACATACCACTTGTTGGCATCACCTTCCGCTGGGCCGGAGATAATCAACGGTGTCCGCGCCTCATCGATCAGAATCGAATCAACCTCGTCGACAATCACGAAGTTGTGACCGCGCTGCACAAGATCGTCCGTCTTCCACGCCATATTGTCGCGCAGATAGTCGAATCCGAACTCGTTATTCGTACCGTAGGTGATATCGGCCGCGTATTCCTTGCGGCGCTGTTCCGGTGTCTGCCCGGTGAGGATGCATCCCGTGCTCAGGCCGAGGAAACGGTGAATACGACCCATGAGTTCGGACTGGTATGAGGCGAGGTAGTCGTTCACGGTAACAACGTGCACTCCCTCCCCGGTCAGCGCGTTGAGGTAGGAAGGCAGGGTGGCAACAAGAGTCTTACCTTCGCCGGTTTTCATCTCCGCAATATTGCCCAGGTGAAGTGCGGCTCCACCCATGATTTGCACGTCATAGGGCCGTTGACCGATGGTGCGTTGCGCGGCCTCACGAACCGTAGCGAAGGCCTCTGGGAGGAGCTGATCCAAGGTCTCGCCGTCGGCAAGCCGCTCACGGAAGAGATCGGTTTGCGCGCGTAGCTCGGCGTC encodes:
- the secA gene encoding preprotein translocase subunit SecA, which translates into the protein MGKILNKILRAGEGRTLKKLEAITKQVNLHEESVQEMSDAELRAQTDLFRERLADGETLDQLLPEAFATVREAAQRTIGQRPYDVQIMGGAALHLGNIAEMKTGEGKTLVATLPSYLNALTGEGVHVVTVNDYLASYQSELMGRIHRFLGLSTGCILTGQTPEQRRKEYAADITYGTNNEFGFDYLRDNMAWKTDDLVQRGHNFVIVDEVDSILIDEARTPLIISGPAEGDANKWYVEFARVVKRMRRDSDYEVDEKKRTVGILEPGIDRVEDLLGIDNLYESLNTPLIGYLNNAIRAKELFERDKDYIVQGGEVLIVDEHTGRVLPGRRYNEGMHQAIEAKEGVAIKAENQTLATITLQNYFRLYKKLSGMTGTAETEAEEFASTYELGVVPIPTNMPMIREDKTDYVFPTLNGKLKAIVEDIAARHEAGQPVLVGTTSVEKSEQLSALLRQARIPHQVLNAKQHEREAAVVAEAGRKGAVTVATNMAGRGTDIMLGGNPEHRAVAALRERGLDPEETPEEYEKAWPQTLQKAKDAVAAEHDEVVELGGLYVLGSERHESRRIDNQLRGRSGRQGDPGESRFYLSLEDDLMRRFSTGLAARALDPSRYPEDEPLEFKVIGKSIERAQTSLEAQNAEIRKNVLKYDDVMNEQRSVVYGERRSILEGEDVEPMVEGFLDFVVDDVVAAHTDNEDVDEWDLDALWNDLRGFYRPGFEPDELVQEVGGRLRLERDELLDELKTDIHANYEDREAEVGSDKMRELERQVLLSVLDRKWREHLYEMDYLKEGIGLRSMAQRDPLVEYKSEGFDMFQAMSDGIKEDTVRYLFNFELPEERAAREAATVAEETAAAAAVEMRRQNAQRLAQAGSASKGTQKERVDAEKVLGIKVPQRNVNVSYSSAAKDGDGTQTTNAAGQAVRQAPKAGSRGAQGAGGAAGGMNRAQRRAAAKRKKH